In Cicer arietinum cultivar CDC Frontier isolate Library 1 chromosome 7, Cicar.CDCFrontier_v2.0, whole genome shotgun sequence, a single window of DNA contains:
- the LOC101494314 gene encoding sucrose synthase produces the protein MATDRLTRVHSLRERIDETLTANRNEILALLSRIEAKGKGILQHHQIIAEFEEIPEEPRQKLTDGAFGEVLRSTQEAIVLPPWVALAVRPRPGVWEYLRVNVHALVVEELQPAEFLKFKEELVDGSANGNFVLELDFEPFTASFPRPTLNKSIGNGVQFLNRHLSAKLFHDKESLHPLLEFLRLHSYKGKTLMLNDRIQNPDSLQHVLRKAEEYLATLAPETPYSEFEHRFQEIGLERGWGDTAERVLESIQLLLDLLEAPDPCTLETFLDRIPMVFNVVILSPHGYFAQDNVLGYPDTGGQVVYILDQVRALENEMLHRIKQQGLDIVPRILIITRLLPDAVGTTCGQRLEKVFGTEHCHILRVPFRNEKGIVRKWISRFEVWPYLETYTEDVAHELAKELQGKPDLIVGNYSDGNIVASLLAHKLGVTQCTIAHALEKTKYPESDIYWKKFEEKYHFSCQFTADLFAMNHTDFIITSTFQEIAGSKDTVGQYESHTAFTLPGLYRVVHGIDVFDPKFNIVSPGADETIYFPYTETSRRLTSFHPEIEELLYSTVENEEHICVLKDRNKPIIFTMARLDRVKNISGLVEWYGKNAKLRELVNLVVVAGDRRKESKDLEEKAEMKKMYALIDTYKLNGQFRWISSQMNRVRNGELYRVICDTKGAFVQPAVYEAFGLTVVEAMGCGLPTFATLNGGPAEIIVHGKSGFHIDPYHGERAADLLVEFFEKCKVDPSHWDKISQGGLKRIEEKYTWQIYSQRLLTLTGVYGFWKHVSNLDRLESRRYLEMFYALKYRKLAESVPLAVEE, from the exons ATGGCTACGGATCGTTTGACTCGAGTTCACAGTCTCCGTGAGAGGATTGATGAAACCTTAACTGCTAATAGAAATGAAATTTTGGCCCTTCTATCAAG GATTGAAGCAAAGGGAAAGGGAATCCTGCAACATCACCAAATCATTGCTGAGTTTGAGGAAATTCCTGAGGAGCCTAGACAGAAGTTGACTGATGGTGCATTTGGTGAAGTTTTGAGATCCACACAg GAAGCAATAGTTTTGCCACCATGGGTTGCTCTAGCTGTTAGACCAAGGCCTGGTGTTTGGGAATATCTGAGAGTGAATGTGCATGCTCTTGTTGTTGAAGAATTGCAACCTGCTGAGTTTTTGAAATTCAAGGAAGAACTTGTTGATGGAag TGCTAATGGAAACTTTGTGCTTGAGTTGGACTTTGAACCATTTACTGCATCTTTCCCTCGTCCCACTCTCAACAAGTCAATTGGAAATGGTGTCCAATTCCTCAACCGTCACCTTTCTGCTAAACTCTTCCATGACAAGGAGAGTTTACATCCACTTCTTGAATTCCTCAGACTTCACAGCTACAAGGGAAAG ACATTGATGTTGAATGACAGAATTCAAAACCCCGATAGTCTTCAACATGTGCTGAGGAAAGCTGAAGAGTATCTAGCCACACTTGCTCCTGAAACACCATACTCAGAATTTGAACACAGGTTCCAAGAGATTGGATTGGAGAGAGGTTGGGGTGACACCGCCGAGCGTGTCCTCGAGTCCATTCAACTTCTCTTGGATCTTCTTGAGGCTCCTGACCCTTGCACCCTTGAGACATTCCTTGACAGAATCCCTATGGTGTTCAATGTTGTCATTCTTTCTCCTCATGGTTACTTTGCTCAAGATAATGTCTTAGGATACCCTGATACCGGTGGCCAG GTTGTTTACATCTTGGATCAAGTTCGTGCCTTGGAGAATGAGATGCTCCATCGCATTAAGCAACAAGGCTTGGATATCGTCCCTCGAATTCTCATT ATCACTCGTCTTCTCCCTGATGCAGTTGGAACTACTTGTGGCCAACGACTTGAGAAGGTCTTTGGAACCGAGCATTGCCACATTCTTCGAGTTCCATTCAGAAACGAGAAGGGAATTGTTCGCAAGTGGATCTCACGATTCGAAGTCTGGCCATATCTAGAAACTTACACTGAG GATGTTGCTCACGAGCTTGCCAAAGAATTGCAAGGAAAACCAGATCTGATTGTTGGAAACTACAGTGATGGAAACATTGTTGCTTCCTTGTTGGCACATAAATTAGGTGTCACTCAG TGTACCATTGCGCATGCACTTGAGAAGACGAAATATCCCGAATCCGATATTTACTGGAAAAAATTCGAAGAGAAGTATCACTTCTCCTGCCAATTTACAGCTGATCTCTTTGCAATGAACCACACAGATTTCATCATCACAAGTACCTTCCAAGAGATTGCTGGAAG CAAGGATACTGTTGGACAGTATGAGAGTCACACTGCCTTCACCCTTCCAGGACTCTACCGTGTTGTCCACGGTATCGATGTCTTTGATCCAAAGTTCAACATTGTGTCTCCAGGAGCTGATGAGACCATTTACTTCCCTTACACCGAAACTAGCCGAAGATTGACATCCTTCCACCCTGAAATCGAAGAGCTTCTTTATAGCACAGTCGAGAATGAAGAACACAT ATGTGTACTGAAGGACCGCAACAAGCCGATTATCTTCACCATGGCAAGGTTGGACCGTGTGAAGAACATTTCAGGACTTGTGGAATGGTACGGCAAGAACGCCAAGCTTCGTGAGTTGGTGAACCTTGTTGTTGTTGCCGGAGACAGGAGGAAGGAGTCAAAGGACTTGGAAGAGAAAGCTGAGATGAAGAAGATGTACGCCTTGATCGACACCTACAAGCTGAATGGACAATTCCGATGGATTTCGTCTCAGATGAACCGTGTTAGAAACGGAGAGCTGTACCGTGTGATCTGCGACACGAAGGGAGCTTTCGTGCAGCCTGCTGTGTATGAAGCTTTCGGTTTGACAGTTGTTGAGGCCATGGGTTGTGGTTTGCCAACATTTGCAACATTAAATGGTGGTCCTGCTGAGATTATTGTTCATGGAAAATCTGGATTTCACATTGATCCTTACCACGGCGAACGCGCCGCTGATCTCCTTGTTGAATTCTTTGAGAAGTGCAAGGTTGATCCATCTCACTGGGACAAAATCTCTCAGGGTGGTCTCAAACGTATTGAAGAGAA GTATACATGGCAAATTTACTCCCAGAGGCTTCTCACACTCACTGGTGTCTATGGTTTCTGGAAGCATGTGTCTAACCTTGACCGCCTTGAGAGTCGCCGTTATCTTGAGATGTTCTATGCTCTCAAATACCGCAAATTG GCTGAGTCGGTGCCCCTAGCTGTTGAGGAGTAA